CTTCCAGGTAGGAAGAGGCCAGTCCATGGGTGTACCAGGACGAGACAAAGGTGGTACCGGTCATCCAGCCACCCAGTGCCAGAAAGGCACAGGGAAACAACAGCAGACCTGACCAGCCCACGAAGACGAAACGATCGCGCTTCAGCCAGTCGTCCACGGCATCAAAGATACCGCGCTGCGCTGGCGCGCGCCCGATGGCAATGGTCATGGATAAAACCCCTCTAGCTTTATCTAATTACAGGTTCTCTAGAGTGAACGCATTGATATGTTCTCATCATACGGGATATCAGTTTTTTTACAAACCGATACAAGCTGTCTCATTTGAAGATATTTTGCTTTGAATAGTAGAAATCCTAGCAGGTCTGCATTGAGTCATTTGGGTACGGGAGGTTGAAGCGGCGAATTTCAGATTCTGATGCCCCTTCCTGAAGCCATGCTCCTAGCTGACTGACCCTGGCATACTATAGAAAAGGCTTGAAGAGAAAAGGTTTGAGGAAAGGCTTGGAAATCTTGGGTGGGGTTTCCCGATCGCAATTTATCGCAATTTACGGAACACATCCGCAATTCTGGGATACCGCTGATACCGCTCTGTGATAAATCTAGATGATCTGTGGATTAGGCCGATGCTGTCTCCAGCAGGGAGACAACTTTAACGCTCTGTTTTTTAAGGAAGTTTCTAAAACCTATGACTGCGCAGGCTACACAAACCGATCGAGTCTTTCGCCAAACCATTGTGGGTTCCCGGCGCTTTAGTAATTATTTTTGGGCCACGGTTGTTTCCATTGGAGCGACCGGCTTCTTATTAGCGGGCATTTCAAGCTACACCCACATTAATCTGTTGCCATTTTCTGATCCAACCCAGCTTATCTTTTTCCCCCAAGGGTTTGCGATGGGAGCCTATGGCGCGGCGGGTGTTTTACTAGCGATTTACCTCTGGTTATCGATTTCGTGGGACTTGGGGGGAGGATACAACGAGTTCAACAAAGAGACCCAGCAAGCAACTATTTTTCGGTGGGGCTTTCCCGGAAAAAATCGTCAGATTGAATTAAATTGCAAACTGGATGATATTCAAGCCGTAAAAGTCACCCTCAAGGAGGGTCTCAATCCCCGCCGCTCCATTTACTTGAAAGTTCGGGGAATGCGAGATGTTCCGTTGACTCGGGTAGGACAACCGATGGCGCTCTCCACCCTGGAGAATCAGGCAGCGGAGTTGGTTCGGTTCCTAGGGGTTCCCCTAGAAGGCCTGTGATCTTGCTGATCTACGGAAAATGTGATCTACAGAAGAAGTGTGATCGGTTGATAATCGATATCTGTATACTCTAGTGGCTGATTTCCGTTGGAATTCTGTTGGAATAAGGTGCAAATTATGCGGCAATTAATGCAGCAACAATTTCGGATTTGGCTTGTAGCAACCTTGGCGATCGCAGTTTTGGTGACTACTGGTTGTAGTAAAACCCCAGACGCTACGACCGCAGCGCCCAAACCGACCGAAAGTATCTCCGCCAGTGCGTCTCCTTCGGTTTCGGCCTCGCCTTCCCCGAGTGCGAGTGAATCGCCGGGAACGGTCAGTAAAGGAGCAGCCCAGGCTGCCCAACTGTTTCCCAACCTACCCCGCCTAGAAGGAAAAGCGACGGTGGTGATGATGGTTAAAGGGAGTCCGGTCACGATCGAAGTGGATGGCACCAATGCACCTGTGACGGCTGGCAACTTTGTGGACTTAGTGGATAAAAAAGTCTACGACGGGTTAGTGTTCCACCGGGTGGTGCGGCAACCCCAACCGTTTGTTGTCCAAGGGGGCGACCCTGATGGACGGGATCCGAATGTTCCTGTGGATCAATTGGGGCGGGGCGGATACATTGACCCAGCTACCAATCAGCCGCGATCTATTCCCTTGGAAATTAAGCCAAGCCAAGGCGACAAGATTGTTTATAGCAAAACCTTTGAAGAAATCAGAATGCAGGATCCGCCTAAACTGCGTCATACGCGCGGTGCTGTGGCCATGGCGCGATCGGGCTTTCCGGATTCGGCCTCCTCGCAGTTTTATGTGGCGTTGGCAGATCTGAGTTTCCTAGATGGCAATTATGCTGTGTTTGGTTACGTCACCCAGGGGATGGATGTTGTGGACAAGATCCAACAGGGCGATCGGATTGAATCGGCACGGGTTACCAGTGGGCTGGAAAATTTGAAGAATCGTAAGTAATCCAGAAATTGTTGTCAGAGATTGCTGGATCTGGATGAAGATGGACAGCCCAAGGTTTTCAGGGTGCTGTGCTGGTTAATGACACTGGTTAATGACCACTGTTTCCGTGAACTCATTCCAGTGAACTCATTCCAGTGAACGATGGGC
This DNA window, taken from Alkalinema sp. FACHB-956, encodes the following:
- a CDS encoding peptidylprolyl isomerase, whose protein sequence is MRQLMQQQFRIWLVATLAIAVLVTTGCSKTPDATTAAPKPTESISASASPSVSASPSPSASESPGTVSKGAAQAAQLFPNLPRLEGKATVVMMVKGSPVTIEVDGTNAPVTAGNFVDLVDKKVYDGLVFHRVVRQPQPFVVQGGDPDGRDPNVPVDQLGRGGYIDPATNQPRSIPLEIKPSQGDKIVYSKTFEEIRMQDPPKLRHTRGAVAMARSGFPDSASSQFYVALADLSFLDGNYAVFGYVTQGMDVVDKIQQGDRIESARVTSGLENLKNRK
- a CDS encoding photosystem I assembly protein Ycf4, whose protein sequence is MTAQATQTDRVFRQTIVGSRRFSNYFWATVVSIGATGFLLAGISSYTHINLLPFSDPTQLIFFPQGFAMGAYGAAGVLLAIYLWLSISWDLGGGYNEFNKETQQATIFRWGFPGKNRQIELNCKLDDIQAVKVTLKEGLNPRRSIYLKVRGMRDVPLTRVGQPMALSTLENQAAELVRFLGVPLEGL